In Babylonia areolata isolate BAREFJ2019XMU chromosome 10, ASM4173473v1, whole genome shotgun sequence, the following proteins share a genomic window:
- the LOC143287009 gene encoding uncharacterized protein LOC143287009 yields MDPSLENERLAPTLPRENAASQAVLPDDIDCSTCKECLTAVASVTFRLHVDTHELVTSFCSDTASLLSNDLHELLKMVNALLNWGGGCVCVHCSLPCPVARLDAVVDHRLTSLITNATTYDDNFQRIARDSRHVTYRVKPLHRKCISILDFRSCLSNNQGLGKPSQQQIQSFVDHSFQPSAGSVSTETGPCRPQSTFQLLQCVSLFPSCTVHLHRMGDLDVGPNSQDYGERVANYCWEDLGLGRYISALCKQKTGGCVYLGIEELVTAGTRAWVQVPNCDLGMLFPGCKSKVWVDAREQGVHEPGGVRYLAKDEDVPLTPAQGTGQYVCRGVLLPPPHRHAFQALLFNKIRTGMLWYPNYPVNADPVKVIFHPVTQPGDHQVDDVCVVEVQVFQFHGVAFHDPRGVEAYGVKGVGPAFHIRRLRVDEAMSQIHEFTSSSNVSLAASSRESVA; encoded by the exons atGACATTGACTGCAGCACGTGCAAAGAATGCTTAACAGCAGTGGCTTCTGTGACCTTTCGCCTTCACGTGGACACCCACGAGCTGGTGACGTCATTTTGCTCGGACACTGCATCGCTGTTGTCCAACGATCTGCACGAGCTGCTGAAAATGGTCAACGCTTTGCTCAACTGGGGTGGaggctgcgtgtgtgtgcattgctctTTGCCTTGCCCCGTGGCTCGCTTGGACGCTGTTGTTGATCACAG gtTAACAAGTCTGATCACCAACGCTACAACTTACGACGACAATTTCCAGCGCATCGCGAGAGACAGTCGCCACGTGACCTACAGAGTCAAACCGCTACACCGGAAGTGTATCAGCATCCTGGATTTCCGTTCCTGCCTTTCCAACAACCAAGGCCTCGGAAAGCCCTCCCAACAGCAAATCCAGTCCTTCGTCGACCACAGTTTCCAACCTTCAGCTGGATCTGTGTCCACTGAGACTGGCCCCTGCAGACCGCAGTCCACGTTCCAACTTCTGCAGTGTGTGAGTCTGTTTCCGAGCTGCACAGTCCATCTTCACAGGATGGGTGATTTGGACGTCGGACCAAACAGTCAGGACTACGGTGAGAGAGTGGCGAATTACTGTTGGGAGGACCTGGGACTCGGTCGTTACATTTCGGCCTTGTGCAAGCAGAAAACTGGAGGGTGTGTGTACCTGGGGATCGAAGAACTCGTCACGGCAGGTACCCGAGCGTGGGTTCAGGTGCCGAACTGTGACCTGGGGATGCTGTTCCCGGGATGCAAGAGCAAAGTGTGGGTGGATGCCAGAGAGCAGGGTGTCCATGAGCCGGGTGGCGTGAGGTACCTGGCCAAAGATGAAGACGTTCCTCTGACCCCTGCTCAAGGCACGGGTCAGTACGTCTGCAGAGGcgttcttctccctcctccgcATCGACACGCTTTTCAGGCTCTTCTTTTCAACAAGATCCGTACGGGTATGCTGTGGTACCCGAACTACCCAGTTAACGCAGACCCTGTGAAAGTCATCTTCCACCCGGTCACGCAACCAGGGGATCATCAAGTGGATGATGTTTGTGTGGTGGAAGTTCAAGTCTTCCAATTCCATGGCGTGGCGTTTCATGATCCTCGGGGAGTTGAGGCCTACGGTGTCAAGGGGGTTGGCCCTGCTTTCCACATCCGGCGCCTGCGTGTGGATGAAGCGATGTCTCAAATTCACGAgttcaccagcagcagcaacgttTCTCTTGCCGCCTCGTCAAGGGAAAGTGTTGCATAG